The Petrotoga miotherma DSM 10691 genome segment TTTTGAAAACTCGATATATAGCGCCCCTTAGCCCCGCTCCCATCCATAAGGAAGAGTAGAAGATTTTGCCCGTTCCCCCGCAGAGGTTTTAATTCTTTCATATTATAATTTATTTATATAAAAAATTAAAAATAGAATTTTTTAAATGGTCTTGATTTTTATTTTTTTTATGTTATAATATTAATGGTAATTAAGAGAAAATTAATTAACAAAATGAGTGCCGAGGGCTTTTCGCCCTCGAGCTTTTTTATAAAAAATAATTTTTGAATCGAAAGGAGTGAATGCCATGTTAACCAACAAGGAGATTAAACAGCTAATTTGGGAAAAAGCCGATAACGTTGCTTCTAAGTTGGATGTTGAAATTTTTGATATTTTAATTAAAGGTAGTAATAAAAATAAAATTCTAGAGATTGTTATCGATAAAGCAGACGGATATGTGTCCATAGGAGATTGTGAAAGGTTTTCCAAAGCTTTCGACCCTTGGTTAGACGAAATTGATCTCTTTGACAAGAGTTATGAGTTAGTA includes the following:
- the rimP gene encoding ribosome maturation factor RimP codes for the protein MLTNKEIKQLIWEKADNVASKLDVEIFDILIKGSNKNKILEIVIDKADGYVSIGDCERFSKAFDPWLDEIDLFDKSYELVVSSPGLDRKLRGKADYERFKGKLAKFILKGKEKKHPVVIGYIDDILEDQIKITEKDSGKLFNIDLNEIDKANLEIEL